A window from Calliopsis andreniformis isolate RMS-2024a chromosome 5, iyCalAndr_principal, whole genome shotgun sequence encodes these proteins:
- the LOC143179741 gene encoding BTB/POZ domain-containing protein KCTD3, translating to MAVPPSFGIGDIVHLNVGGTRFSTSKQTLTWVPDSFFTALLSNRIASHRDEMGALFIDRDPKLFSIILNYLRTKDIDLKNVDLRTLRHEAEYYGITPLVKRLMLCEDLTQSSCGDVLFYGYLPPPSIPLQEPTNISSNMRDVSVHGKVSGNITNSRVEAPSTSQNATPTSSNNQNNNGQQTHKGVLGTHVRNSSLDYRIQQRGLPHSRTSSLDLRHVRNNSADLNKLYKNDIGLVFGPQQVSSWVDPLRVQIIKAHYNSIVIAYAHFITCYRLKDSSSWQHAFTSPHIESVIERVAIASKFNVDDKTVAISYGNQVRLWCISANGATTNIGTFNLNVRVEYLFFIGSQLVALSPTDKIGVWHAMTHHWQIQNVVPILSFDTAGSFLILGCNNGSINYIDMEKFPLRMKDNDLLVTELYRDPNCDPITAISVYLTPKTPLCGNWIEIAYGTKSGSVRVIVQHPETVGHGPQLFQTFTVHQSSVTKVTLSEKYLVSVCSEYNHVRSWAVNRFRGMISTQPGSTPKASFKIVSLEAIEPCISYNAGNDFGPFGDQDDEQVFVQKVVPETDQLFVRLASNGKRVCVIKSVDGSIISSFYVHQCGGSSRMGSSPRRFIFTGHSNGTIQMWDLTTALESSFSSTQNVSGGPTPEELWKLLDQCDLSYSSTLCISPSPSLISLYSNVLFLDQSQNSEQTPGPSQT from the exons ATGGCTGTACCTCCTTCCTTTGGTATTGGTGATATCGTACATTTGAATGTCGGTGGCACAAG GTTTTCAACATCGAAACAAACACTGACATGGGTCCCAGATTCATTTTTCACAGCTTTGTTAAGCAACAGAATTGCCAGTCACAGAGATGAAATGGGTGCATTGTTTATAGATAGAGAtccaaaattattttccatTATACTAAATTATCTAAGGACTAAAGACATTGATTTAAAGAATGTGGATCTTCGTACATTGAGGCACGAGGCTGAATATTATGGCATTACCCCATTAGTTAAGCGATTGATGCTATGTGAAGATTTAACCCAATCCTCTTGTGGAGATGTATTATTCTATGGCTATTTACCACCCCCAA GTATACCATTACAAGAACCCACAAATATCTCATCAAATATGCGAGATGTGTCTGTTCATGGTAAAGTTTCTGGCAATATTACTAACTCTAGAGTGGAAGCTCCATCCACTTCCCAAAATGCAACCCCTACATCttctaataatcaaaataataatg GTCAACAAACCCATAAAGGTGTACTTGGAACACACGTACGAAATTCTTCACTGGATTATAGAATCCAACAAAGAGGTTTACCACATTCACGTACATCATCTTTAGATTTGAGACATGTTAGGAATAATTCAGCAGATTTAAATAAGCTGTATAAGAATGACATAGGTTTAGTGTTTGGACCTCAGCAAG tTTCATCATGGGTTGACCCTCTAAGAGTTCAGATCATCAAAGCGCATTATAATTCGATCGTGATCGCTTACGCGCATTTCATAACTTGTTATCGTCTTAAAGACTCCTCAAGTTGGCAGCACGCATTTACTAGTCCTCACATCGAATCGGTGATCGAGAGAGTTGCGATAGCTTCAAAATTTAACGTTGATGACAAAACGGTTGCTATTTCTTATGGGAATCAAGTTAGATTGTGGTGCATTTCAGCTAATGGAGCAACAACTAATATTGGTACATTCAATTTAAATGTTCGCgtggaatatttattttttattgggaGTCAGTTAGTTGCTTTGTCTCCTACTGACAAAATTGGTGTATGGCATGCTATGACACATCATTGGCAAATACAAAACGTGGTACCTATTTTATCTTTCGACACAGCCGGTTCTTTCCTTATACTGGGATGCAATAACGGATCTATTAATTACATTG ATATGGAGAAATTCCCTTTAAGAATGAAGGATAATGATCTACTTGTTACTGAATTATACCGTGATCCAAATTGTGatcctattacagccatatctgTGTATTTAACACCAAAAACAC CTCTCTGTGGGAATTGGATTGAAATTGCATATGGCACAAAATCTGGCAGTGTGAGAGTCATTGTTCAGCATCCTGAAACTGTAGGTCACGGTCCACAATTGTTCCAAACATTTACAGTGCATCAAAGTAGTGTAACAAAA GTCACACTGTCAGAAAAATATTTGGTATCAGTTTGTTCTGAATACAATCACGTTAGAAGTTGGGCAGTAAACAGATTTCGTGGAATGATCTCTACTCaacctggatcaacgcccaaagctAGTTTTAAAATCGTATCTTTAGAAGCAATCGAACCTTGTATCAGTTACAATGCTGGCAACGATTTCG GGCCGTTTGGGGATCAGGATGATGAGCAAGTGTTTGTACAGAAAGTAGTACCTGAAACTGATCAACTGTTTGTGCGTTTAGCATCAAATGGAAAAAGAGTTTGTGTGATCAAATCAGTGGATGGCAGTATTATAAGTTCATTTTATGTCCACCAATGTGGAGGATCTAGTCGTATGGGTTCCAGCCCTAGACGATTTATATTCACTGGGCATTCTAATGGTACTATTCAAATGTGGGATTTAACAACAGCTCTAGAGTCGTCGTTCTCTTCTACTCAAA ATGTTTCTGGGGGACCTACGCCAGAAGAGCTTTGGAAACTGTTAGATCAGTGTGATTTAAGTTATTCTTCAACTCTTTGCATTAGCCCAAGTCCTTCGCTCATATCCTTATACAGTAATGTATTATTTCTCGACCAGTCGCAGAACTCTGAGCAAACTCCTGGACCTAGCCAGACATGA
- the Fbxo11 gene encoding F-box protein 11, whose protein sequence is MPSASFTSSRNYVRRSRRKGANRIPLPSRTTSAEPCDLPCSASNQIPPGGGVGGGVGGVGGGGGGGGSGGRGSSPSVSGVAAPSPSPSHSHSSPYDLRRKSPPHPDPAPGTSSALPPSGGSSIGATLGSSSLPARKRPRRTCSLSTDGTNTNTAAHYLQYELPDEVLLTIFNYLMEQDLCRVSQVCKRFQAIANDTELWKSLYQQVYEYDLPLFNPAPCKFEFVSPDESDYPNPWKESFRQLYRGVHVRPGFQDLKFKGRNLPYFNTVQGALDYVDEYRSNSGSSSNNSTSTTGQGNCCGSNSQSTEEAPQYLIFLHAGIYRGEFLVIDSDIALIGAAPGNVAESVILERESESTVMFVEGAKRAYAGHLTLKFTPDVTSTVPHHKHYCLEVGENCSPTVDHCIIRSSSVVGAAVCVSGSGANPLVKNCDISDCENVGLYVTDYAQGTYEDNEISRNALAGIWVKNHANPIMRRNHIHHGRDVGIFTFDNGFGFFEANDIHNNRIAGFEVKAGANPSVVHCEIHHGQTGGIYVHENGLGQFIDNKIHSNNFAGVWITSNSNPTIRRNEIYNGHQGGVYIFGEGRGLIEHNNIYGNALAGIQIRTNSDPIVRHNKIHHGQHGGIYVHEKGQGLIEENEVYANTLAGVWITTGSTPVLRRNRIHSGKQVGVYFYDNGHGKLEDNDIFNHLYSGVQIRTGSNPVIRGNKIWGGQNGGVLVYNSGLGLLEQNEIFDNAMAGVWIKTDSNPTLKRNKIFDGRDGGICIFNGGKGVLEENDIFRNAQAGVLISTQSHPVLRRNRIFDGLAAGVEITNNATATLEFNQIFNNRFGGLCLASGVQPTTRGNKIFNNQDAVEKAVGNGQCLYKISSYTSFPMHDFYRCQTCNTTDRNAICVNCIKTCHAGHDVEFIRHDRFFCDCGAGTLSNQCQLQGEPTQDTDTLYDSAAPMESHTLMVN, encoded by the exons ATGCCAAGCGCTTCGTTCACATCGTCGCGCAACTACGTGCGAAGATCAAGGAGAAAAGGCGCAAACAGGATCCCTCTGCCTTCGAGAACCACCTCGG CCGAGCCATGCGACTTGCCATGTTCAGCATCGAATCAGATACCTCCTGGTGGTGGAGTTGGCGGTGGAGTAGGAGGAGTAGGAGGAGGTGGAGGTGGGGGTGGAAGCGGTGGAAGAGGATCATCTCCTAGTGTATCTGGTGTTGCAGCACCGTCACCCTCCCCATCGCATTCACATTCTTCGCCATATGATTTAAGGCGAAAAAGTCCACCTCATCCGGATCCTGCTCCTGGCACCAGCTCTGCTCTACCCCCATCAGGTGGCAGTAGTATTGGAGCCACTCTTGGTTCTTCCTCCCTACCAGCGAGAAAACGACCTAGGCGGACATGTTCATTATCCACAGACG GTACAAACACAAATACAGCAGCGCATTACCTTCAGTACGAGTTACCAGATGAAGTGCTGCTCACCATATTTAATTACCTAATGGAACAAGATCTGTGCAGAGTATCACAGGTTTGCAAACGCTTTCAAGCAATCGCGAACGACACTGAATTATGGAAGTCCCTCTACCAGCAAGTTTACGAGTACGACCTACCACTATTTAATCCTGCACCTTGTAAATTCGAATTCGTCTCCCCAGACGAATCAGACTATCCAAATCCGTGGAAAGAAAGCTTTAGACAATTATACAGAGGAGTACACGTTAGGCCAGGATTCCAGGATTTGAAGTTTAAGGGAAGGAATTTGCCATACTTTAATACAGTTCAGGGAGCATTAGACTATGTAGATGAATATAGAAGCAATAGCGGTTCCTCGTCAAACAATAGCACAAGCACAACTGGCCAAGGGAACTGTTGCGGAAGCAATTCCCAGTCGACAGAAGAAGCACCccaatatttaattttcttacaTGCTGGAATATATAGAGGCGAATTTCTCGTAATCGATAGCGACATTGCACTGATCGGTGCAGCACCAGGAAACGTCGCGGAGTCTGTTATATTAGAACGAGAAAGTGAATCTACAGTCATGTTCGTTGAAGGAGCGAAGCGAGCCTACGCTGGCCATCTCACGTTAAAATTCACCCCAGACGTTACTAGTACAGTGCCCCATCATAAACATTATTGTTTAGAAGTCGGCGAGAACTGCAGTCCTACAGTCGATCACTGCATCATTAGAAGTTCAAGTGTTG TTGGAGCAGCTGTTTGCGTGTCGGGCTCGGGAGCCAATCCACTGGTGAAGAATTGTGACATATCGGATTGCGAAAACGTTGGACTTTATGTCACAGACTATGCGCAGGGAACCTACGAGGACAATGAAATCTCGAGGAACGCGTTAGCTGGAATCTGGGTGAAGAACCACGCGAATCCTATAATGCGAAGGAATCACATTCACCATGGAAGGGACGTCGGAATATTCACGTTCGATAACGGTTTCGGCTTCTTCGAGGCGAACGATATTCACAACAATCGAATAGCAGGTTTCGAAGTAAAAGCTGGTGCTAATCCATCGGTTGTGCATTGTGAAATACACCATGGTCAGACTGGCGGAATTTACGTCCACGAAAATGGTTTAGGGCAATTTATCGATaacaaaattcactcgaataaCTTCGCTGGCGTGTGGATCACCTCTAACTCAAACCCTACCATTCGGAGGAACGAAATCTACAATGGTCACCAAGGAGGTGTTTACATATTTGGTGAAGGCAGGGGATTAATAGAGCATAACAATATTTACGGTAATGCGTTAGCTGGAATACAAATCAGAACAAATTCAGATCCCATCGTGAGACACAATAAGATACATCATGGTCAGCATGGTGGTATTTATGTGCACGAAAAGGGGCAAGGTTTGATCGAGGAGAACGAAGTCTATGCGAACACTTTAGCAGGTGTTTGGATAACAACGGGATCGACACCGGTATTAAGAAGGAATCGTATACACAGCGGTAAACAAGTtggtgtttatttttatgacaaTGGACACGGGAAACTAGAGGATAATGATATTTTCAATCATTTGTATTCAGGAGTACAAATAAG GACTGGAAGTAATCCAGTGATACGAGGAAATAAAATATGGGGTGGACAGAACGGTGGCGTTCTTGTGTATAATAGCGGATTAGGTTTACTCGAACAAAACGAGATTTTTGATAATGCGATGGCAGGAGTTTGGATTAAAACTGATAGTAATCCTAcattaaaaagaaacaaaatattCGATGGGCGAGACGGTGGCATTTGTATATTCAATGGCGGCAAGG GTGTTCTCGAAGAAAACGATATATTTCGTAACGCGCAAGCAGGAGTGCTTATATCTACGCAATCTCATCCAGTCCTTAGGAGAAATCGAATTTTCGATGGATTGGCGGCTGGTGTTGAGATAACAAACAACGCGACTGCCACATTAGAGTTTAATCAAATTTTCAATAATAGATTTGGTGGTCTGTGTTTAGCAAGCGGAGTTCAACCGACAACTAGAG gcaataaaatatttaacaatCAAGATGCCGTGGAAAAAGCAGTCGGCAACGGGCAATGTTTATACAAAATTTCGTCATACACCTCCTTCCCTATGCACGATTTCTATCGTTGTCAGACATGCAATACCACGGATCGTAATGCAATTTGTGTTAATTGTATAAAAACTTGTCACGCGGGACACGATGTGGAATTTATCAGACACGATAG ATTCTTCTGTGACTGTGGTGCTGGAACATTAAGTAATCAGTGTCAGCTTCAAGGTGAACCTACGCAAGACACAGACACGTTGTATGATAGTGCAGCACCGATGGAGTCGCATACACTTATGGTCAACTAG
- the Sras gene encoding ras converting CAAX endopeptidase Sras, giving the protein METADRNTDFCCVSAILSCLVLSVVYVASLYVWSSPYNREHPTTIKKRFLSVFIISLISPASLYFGMNEKVFQKATVWELLGLRWPGLIQAIVIPLLLTMILFLGPLSVQGFNGLWSLYAEPMYWLGSIRTLTWWRDQVVAPLSEEWTFRACMLPLLLQCFTPTTAIFICPLFFGAAHFHHVMYMIKAGMELKHALFISCFQFVYTTMFGAYAAFLFAKTGHLAAAFTAHSFCNHMGFPDISEVIAFKDPLKRAGLFSLFVIGLAAWSFLLTPLTNPTLFHNNLFWNKHYI; this is encoded by the exons ATGGAGACCGCGGACCGAAATACCGATTTCTGCTGCGTGTCCGCGATTCTATCATGTCTCGTTCTATCGGTGGTGTACGTCGCAAGCCTTTACGTATGGAGTTCCCCGTACAACAG AGAACACCCAACAACAATAAAGAAGAGATTTCTTAGCGTTTTCATTATTTCTCTGATATCTCCCGCATCGTTGTACTTTGGAATGAATGAGAAAGTATTTCAGAAG GCAACAGTTTGGGAGTTATTGGGCTTACGGTGGCCAGGCTTAATCCAAGCAATTGTgataccattattattaactatGATACTATTTCTAGGTCCTTTAAGTGTACAAGGTTTCAATGGACTATGGAGTCTATATGCTG AGCCTATGTATTGGCTTGGAAGCATACGAACATTAACGTGGTGGAGAGATCAAGTAGTTGCACCATTGTCTGAAGAATGGACGTTTAGAGCATGCATGTTACCATTGCTGTTGCAATGTTTTACACCAACTACTGCCATATTTATATGCCCTTTATTTTTTGGGGCAGCTCATTTTCATCATGTAATGTATATGATAAAAGCAGGCATGGAACTTAAACATGCACTTTTTATATCTT GTTTTCAGTTCGTTTATACGACAATGTTTGGAGCCTATGCAGCTTTTCTATTTGCTAAAACAG GTCACCTAGCAGCAGCATTTACGGCCCATTCGTTCTGTAATCATATGGGATTTCCCGATATTTCTGAAGTCATAGCGTTTAAGGATCCCTTGAAGAGAGCTGGATTATTCTCTTTGTTTGTTATTGGACTAGCAGCTTGGAGTTTTTTGTTAACACCACTGACGAATCCAACGTTATTTCATAACAATCTGTTTTGGAACAAACATTATATATAA